ACAGCCCTTCAATTCTGCTAGATTCGGTTTGCTTTCCAGTACGGTGATGCAGAGGAGCAAAGGAGACATTCTTGGCGCAGGCTGGTGAAAAACGGAGTGAATGGATTTCGTGGGCAGGCTGGGCCGTGCTGTTCCTCGCGACCTCTGCGATCATCCTTCATGACAGCAGCCGGTCCATCTTTCCCATATATCAGTATGCGGCCCTGGCCTGGTTCAAGGGGCAGCAGATCTATGAGATGAGCGGCATCGGCGGGTTCACCTATTTCCCGCAGGCAGCCATCCTGTTCTCACCCTTTGCGATCCTCCCGCGGGCGGCCGGAGAGATGGCCTGGCGGCTCGTGAGCATCGGTGCGATCGCCCTGTCCCTCAGGAGCTTCGGCAGCCTCGTTGCCGAGCGCTCGGGGAAAAACCTCTTTCCCCTGATGACCCTCGTCGCGATCCCGATCGTGTGGGACTGCGCCCGGAACGGCCAGGCAACGCTCCTGATGACGGCAGTGATGCTGATGGC
This region of Nitrospirota bacterium genomic DNA includes:
- a CDS encoding glycosyltransferase family 87 protein, whose product is MAQAGEKRSEWISWAGWAVLFLATSAIILHDSSRSIFPIYQYAALAWFKGQQIYEMSGIGGFTYFPQAAILFSPFAILPRAAGEMAWRLVSIGAIALSLRSFGSLVAERSGKNLFPLMTLVAIPIVWDCARNGQATLLMTAVMLMAVVDVSRSRWWQATLWLALAVAIKPLAIVLVLLIAAIDRPMTWRALLGMVLLALFPFLTQRPGYVVEQYVTCLQNMAISAHVGVA